In Pseudonocardia cypriaca, a single genomic region encodes these proteins:
- a CDS encoding nuclear transport factor 2 family protein, with product MGITDDTAAFVRRYVDVWNEPDADERRATVAALWAEDGIEHTDANTYHGHTEITARVTGAYEQFVRDGGFRFTLGDEPAWHDGAVTFTVQMVKATGGGPVWAATILTVLDADGRIRADHQFARAAPSNADTRATAEELLRRIGAGNPDEVAELFAEKVDWRLSWPAEGHPAVPWIRPRNTRADVADHFRELRDAHVPQHEFPDPTVLVDGAGAVVLTEIRQTPRATGVPYTALCALRLTIEDGLITAYHVYEDSLSVANALAASGVQDLQQESV from the coding sequence ATGGGAATCACCGATGACACCGCCGCCTTCGTCCGCCGCTACGTCGACGTCTGGAACGAGCCCGACGCCGATGAGCGGCGCGCGACGGTGGCTGCGCTGTGGGCCGAGGACGGCATCGAGCACACCGACGCGAACACCTACCACGGCCACACGGAGATCACCGCGCGTGTGACGGGCGCATACGAACAGTTCGTGCGCGACGGCGGATTCAGGTTCACCCTCGGAGACGAGCCGGCCTGGCACGACGGTGCTGTCACGTTCACCGTGCAGATGGTCAAGGCGACTGGAGGCGGGCCGGTGTGGGCTGCCACCATCCTCACCGTCCTCGACGCCGACGGTCGCATCCGCGCCGACCACCAGTTCGCCCGGGCAGCACCGTCCAACGCCGACACCCGCGCCACCGCCGAGGAGCTGCTGCGCCGGATCGGCGCAGGCAACCCGGACGAGGTCGCGGAACTGTTCGCCGAGAAGGTCGACTGGCGGCTCAGCTGGCCGGCCGAGGGGCACCCGGCCGTGCCGTGGATCCGGCCGCGGAACACCCGCGCCGACGTCGCCGACCACTTTCGCGAACTGCGGGACGCGCACGTGCCGCAGCACGAGTTCCCGGACCCGACCGTGCTCGTCGACGGAGCCGGTGCCGTAGTGCTCACCGAGATCCGCCAGACGCCGCGAGCCACCGGCGTGCCCTACACCGCGCTCTGCGCGCTGCGACTCACCATCGAGGACGGACTGATCACGGCCTACCACGTGTACGAGGACAGCCTGTCGGTCGCGAACGCCCTCGCCGCCTCAGGAGTCCAGGACCTCCAGCAAGAGAGCGTCTAG
- a CDS encoding sensor histidine kinase: MQAGRPTRSDALLALAVFCLMAAAVVTDAGPAGRAVVAYAFAAGFGALILASRRCPVGALAATAAGLVVYYSFDLPPVGLAAPVAAALYAAAYHGRPFTAAGIGAALLLVSVSFRLIEGDDVSYVLGIALGSDAVLMVAVIALGDATRSRRALRAQMASQAAAAADERRREAARQVDIERIRIARELHDTLGHTMSVITLQSAVAEEALDAGSAADARRAVTTIGDAARSAMSELRATLGTWLGRPGTREPPPGLDRLGALTDNVTRSGLPVDLKITGDVKGVPTVVGTTAYRVVQEALTNALRHAEASQVTVLVRAAATELNLEVRDDGRGAPNGRLIEPGHGLRGMTERVTLLGGTVHAGNVDGGGFRVQAHLPLKRAAR, encoded by the coding sequence GTGCAAGCCGGCCGTCCCACCCGTTCCGATGCGCTCCTGGCCCTCGCGGTGTTCTGTCTCATGGCGGCGGCGGTCGTCACCGACGCTGGACCGGCTGGACGCGCGGTGGTCGCCTACGCCTTCGCAGCCGGTTTCGGCGCGCTGATCCTGGCGAGCCGACGGTGCCCGGTCGGGGCACTGGCCGCGACCGCCGCCGGCCTCGTCGTCTACTACTCGTTCGACCTACCCCCGGTCGGCTTGGCCGCTCCGGTGGCAGCCGCGCTCTACGCGGCGGCATACCACGGCCGGCCCTTCACCGCGGCGGGCATCGGCGCGGCGCTGCTCCTCGTGTCGGTGAGCTTTCGACTGATCGAGGGTGACGACGTCTCCTACGTCTTGGGAATCGCCCTAGGCTCGGACGCCGTCCTGATGGTCGCCGTCATCGCGCTGGGCGATGCCACGCGCAGCCGCCGCGCTCTACGGGCGCAGATGGCCAGTCAAGCCGCAGCGGCGGCAGACGAGCGACGCCGGGAAGCTGCGCGGCAGGTCGACATCGAGCGGATCCGCATCGCCCGCGAGTTGCACGACACCCTCGGTCACACGATGTCGGTGATCACCCTGCAGTCCGCGGTGGCGGAGGAGGCCCTCGACGCCGGTTCGGCAGCCGACGCCCGCAGGGCGGTCACCACGATCGGCGATGCCGCCAGGAGCGCGATGTCCGAGCTCCGCGCCACCCTGGGCACCTGGCTCGGCCGTCCCGGAACTCGCGAACCGCCACCGGGGCTCGATCGGCTCGGTGCACTCACCGACAACGTAACTCGCAGCGGACTGCCGGTCGACCTGAAGATCACCGGGGATGTGAAAGGTGTTCCCACAGTCGTCGGCACCACCGCATACCGCGTCGTGCAGGAGGCGCTGACGAACGCGCTGCGACACGCCGAGGCGTCCCAGGTCACCGTCCTCGTCCGCGCGGCGGCTACGGAATTGAACCTGGAGGTTCGCGACGACGGTCGTGGCGCACCGAACGGTCGGCTCATCGAGCCCGGTCACGGGCTGCGCGGCATGACCGAGCGGGTCACCCTGCTCGGCGGCACCGTCCACGCCGGCAACGTGGACGGAGGTGGCTTCCGCGTGCAGGCGCACCTGCCCCTCAAGAGGGCCGCCCGATGA
- a CDS encoding DoxX family protein, translating to MPVVITTITGLLALVFLAAGLQKVLLLRTVTSNMRRLGASHGLTRLIGTLEILGAIGMTVGIWYPVAGVAATVGIVLLLAGAIGYHARAGDYGRRTRRSDAFAPPVLLILTGVLGALLLSGA from the coding sequence ATGCCTGTCGTGATCACCACGATCACCGGGTTGCTCGCGCTCGTCTTCCTGGCCGCGGGGCTCCAGAAGGTCCTGCTGCTCCGCACGGTCACGTCGAACATGCGTCGCCTCGGCGCGAGCCACGGGCTGACCCGCCTCATCGGGACCCTGGAGATCCTGGGCGCGATCGGCATGACGGTCGGGATCTGGTACCCGGTTGCGGGGGTGGCGGCAACGGTCGGCATCGTCCTGCTCCTGGCCGGAGCGATCGGCTACCACGCCCGAGCGGGGGACTACGGCCGCCGCACCCGTCGCAGCGACGCCTTCGCGCCGCCCGTGTTGCTGATCCTGACCGGGGTGCTCGGCGCGCTACTGCTGAGCGGTGCCTGA
- a CDS encoding helix-turn-helix transcriptional regulator yields the protein MAGLLPSCVSGLRQTEVVRASRLVSLLMLLQTRERMTARELAAALEVSVRTVYRDVESLGAAGVPVYGEPGHEGGYRLVEGYRTRLTGLTAPEAESLFLASLPAAADELGMGSTAAAAQVKLLAALPAELRVRADRSAQRFHLDTPSWYHDADRVPHLAAVAGAAWQQRTVTIRYLRWEQPQEIVRTVEPHGIVLKGGRWYLVARAAEREMRTYRVSRLLGVDVLADEFEREPGFDLAAYWADQLERFDHDRFRGTATLRISPQGAERLPHLLEPAVADAASRTAGPPDEAGWVEVTIPVEPAEQAVTDLLRLGADAEVLGPPKLREHMATVVEALARRYAR from the coding sequence ATGGCTGGTCTGCTGCCATCTTGTGTCAGTGGACTCCGGCAGACTGAGGTGGTGCGCGCGAGCCGGCTCGTGTCCTTGCTGATGCTGTTGCAGACGCGGGAGCGGATGACGGCGCGGGAGCTCGCTGCGGCGCTGGAGGTCTCGGTCCGCACCGTCTATCGCGACGTGGAATCCCTCGGTGCGGCCGGCGTGCCCGTGTACGGAGAGCCGGGCCACGAAGGTGGATATCGGCTCGTCGAGGGCTATCGCACCCGGCTGACCGGGCTCACCGCGCCGGAGGCCGAGTCGCTGTTCCTCGCATCGCTGCCTGCGGCGGCTGACGAGCTCGGTATGGGGTCCACCGCTGCGGCCGCCCAGGTGAAGCTGCTCGCCGCACTGCCCGCGGAGCTCCGGGTCCGCGCCGACCGCAGCGCCCAGCGCTTCCACCTCGACACGCCATCCTGGTACCACGACGCCGACCGGGTGCCCCACCTCGCTGCGGTTGCGGGTGCGGCGTGGCAGCAGCGGACCGTCACGATCCGGTACCTGCGGTGGGAGCAGCCGCAGGAGATCGTACGCACCGTCGAGCCGCACGGGATCGTGCTCAAGGGGGGACGCTGGTACCTCGTGGCGCGGGCTGCCGAGCGCGAGATGCGCACCTACCGGGTATCGCGACTACTCGGCGTCGACGTGCTCGCCGACGAGTTCGAACGCGAGCCCGGCTTCGATCTTGCCGCGTACTGGGCGGACCAGCTGGAGCGGTTCGACCACGACCGATTCCGGGGCACGGCGACGCTACGCATCTCGCCACAGGGCGCCGAGCGCCTGCCGCACTTGCTGGAGCCCGCTGTGGCCGACGCTGCGAGCCGCACTGCGGGCCCGCCGGACGAAGCCGGTTGGGTCGAAGTCACCATTCCCGTCGAGCCGGCGGAGCAGGCCGTGACGGATTTGCTCCGCCTCGGTGCTGACGCGGAGGTACTCGGCCCTCCGAAGCTGCGCGAACACATGGCAACCGTGGTGGAGGCTTTGGCGCGACGGTACGCACGTTGA
- a CDS encoding aldehyde dehydrogenase family protein, producing MPIAVHNPTTGEVEKEYAAHTPEQIEAALAASTAAFETLRRTSFEERAGWMHRAADILDAEAEQVARTISTEMGKTFASALFEAHKSAKGMRHYADHAATYLASEAPVRPDQVGASRIAVRYEPIGPVLAVMPWNYPIWQAMRFAAPALMAGNTGLLKHASNVPESALYLGELFARGGFPEGAFQTLLVEGGQVLPLLDDRRIRAVTLTGSVGAGAAVAAAAGRNVKKSVLELGGADAFVVLPSADLDAAVPVAVNARVGNSGQSCIAGKRFIVHRDVYDEFEQRFTSAMAATVYGDPFADKTTFGPMATEAVRREVHELVEDARAKGARVLTGGELPDGPGWFYPATVLSGVTPDMRIAREECFGPVACLFPAENAHDALRQANESDFGLSASVWTRFPAEIELFSTGLETGGVFVNGFTSSFPQLPFGGVKDSGYGRELAGVGIREFVNIKTVWQA from the coding sequence ATGCCCATCGCCGTCCACAACCCGACGACCGGCGAGGTGGAGAAGGAGTACGCGGCCCACACGCCGGAGCAGATCGAGGCGGCCCTGGCCGCGTCCACCGCCGCGTTCGAGACCCTGCGCAGGACTTCTTTCGAGGAGCGGGCCGGGTGGATGCACCGTGCCGCCGACATCCTGGACGCCGAGGCCGAGCAGGTCGCCCGCACGATCTCCACCGAGATGGGCAAGACCTTCGCCAGCGCGCTGTTCGAGGCGCACAAGTCGGCGAAGGGCATGCGCCACTACGCCGACCACGCCGCGACCTACCTCGCGTCCGAGGCTCCCGTACGGCCGGACCAGGTAGGTGCGAGCCGGATCGCCGTGCGCTACGAACCCATCGGGCCGGTGCTCGCGGTCATGCCGTGGAACTACCCGATCTGGCAGGCCATGCGGTTCGCCGCGCCGGCCCTGATGGCCGGCAACACCGGACTGCTCAAGCACGCCTCGAACGTGCCCGAGAGCGCCCTGTACCTCGGGGAGCTGTTCGCGAGAGGCGGGTTCCCCGAAGGCGCCTTCCAGACCCTGCTCGTCGAGGGCGGGCAGGTCCTGCCGCTGCTCGACGACCGCCGGATCCGCGCCGTCACGCTCACCGGCTCGGTCGGCGCGGGTGCCGCGGTCGCCGCCGCCGCCGGTCGCAACGTCAAGAAGTCGGTGCTCGAGCTGGGTGGCGCGGACGCCTTCGTCGTGCTGCCCAGTGCCGATCTCGACGCCGCGGTGCCGGTCGCGGTGAACGCCAGGGTCGGCAACAGCGGGCAGTCCTGCATCGCGGGGAAGCGGTTCATCGTGCACCGCGACGTGTACGACGAGTTCGAGCAGCGGTTCACCAGCGCGATGGCCGCGACGGTGTACGGCGACCCGTTCGCCGACAAGACGACGTTCGGGCCGATGGCGACCGAGGCGGTGCGACGCGAGGTGCACGAGCTGGTCGAGGACGCCCGGGCGAAGGGCGCCCGGGTCCTGACCGGCGGCGAGCTCCCCGACGGTCCCGGGTGGTTCTACCCGGCCACCGTGCTCTCCGGGGTGACGCCGGACATGCGCATCGCGCGCGAGGAGTGCTTCGGCCCGGTCGCCTGCCTGTTCCCGGCCGAGAACGCCCACGATGCGCTCCGCCAGGCCAACGAATCCGACTTCGGCCTCTCGGCCAGCGTCTGGACCCGGTTCCCCGCCGAGATCGAGCTGTTCAGCACCGGGCTCGAGACCGGTGGCGTGTTCGTCAACGGGTTCACCTCCTCGTTCCCGCAGCTGCCGTTCGGCGGCGTCAAGGACTCGGGCTACGGGCGGGAGCTGGCCGGCGTGGGGATCCGCGAGTTCGTCAACATCAAGACGGTGTGGCAGGCGTAG
- a CDS encoding YciI family protein: MAQYAVLIYANDSAHAPDATSDELEGSTDHAEDLAGQGSMVAAYALTPRDMATSIRGNSITDGPFLDSKEVVAGFYVLEAPDLDAALAIARTNPVVHEGGGVEVRPVHSGGPVERTEEPAR, from the coding sequence ATGGCCCAGTACGCGGTGCTGATCTACGCCAACGACTCCGCCCACGCGCCCGACGCGACGTCGGATGAGCTGGAGGGAAGCACTGATCACGCGGAGGACCTGGCTGGCCAGGGATCGATGGTGGCCGCGTACGCGCTGACCCCGCGGGACATGGCGACGTCCATCCGCGGCAACTCCATCACCGACGGCCCGTTCCTGGACTCCAAGGAGGTCGTCGCCGGCTTCTACGTGCTCGAGGCGCCCGACCTCGACGCCGCCCTGGCGATCGCGCGTACCAACCCGGTCGTGCACGAGGGCGGCGGCGTAGAGGTTCGCCCGGTGCACAGCGGCGGCCCCGTGGAGCGCACGGAAGAACCCGCTCGGTGA
- a CDS encoding response regulator transcription factor, producing the protein MSSQEHDPVSEIRVVLVDDQHLVRAGLRALLERAPDIGVVGEAGDGATGVAVVRTHRPDVVLMDVRMPGTDGLQATRRILDDPALGDVQVIMLTTFDDDEYLFEAIRAGAAGFLLKDTAPDALRDAVRIVAGGDALLSPAVTRRVLEAAARSAAAQPERLAGLTDRERDVLAQVGAGRSNAEIGKVLHISPETARTYVGRLLGKLDARDRSQLVVIAYESGLVRPGEQ; encoded by the coding sequence ATGAGCTCTCAGGAGCACGACCCGGTGAGCGAGATCCGCGTCGTTCTCGTCGACGACCAGCACCTCGTGCGCGCCGGACTGCGCGCACTGCTGGAGCGCGCACCAGACATCGGAGTCGTCGGCGAGGCCGGCGACGGGGCGACCGGAGTCGCCGTCGTGCGCACCCACCGCCCCGACGTGGTGCTGATGGACGTGCGCATGCCCGGCACCGACGGGCTGCAGGCCACACGCCGCATCCTCGACGATCCCGCGCTGGGCGACGTCCAGGTCATCATGCTGACCACCTTCGACGACGATGAGTACCTCTTCGAGGCCATCCGCGCGGGTGCTGCGGGATTCCTCCTCAAGGACACCGCACCCGACGCCCTCCGCGACGCCGTGCGCATCGTCGCCGGTGGCGACGCCCTCCTCTCGCCCGCCGTCACCCGTCGAGTGCTGGAGGCGGCAGCCCGTTCCGCAGCGGCGCAGCCCGAGCGCCTCGCCGGGCTCACCGACCGTGAACGGGATGTCCTCGCCCAGGTCGGAGCCGGCCGGTCGAACGCCGAGATCGGAAAGGTCCTGCACATCAGCCCGGAAACAGCCCGCACCTATGTCGGCCGCCTCCTGGGCAAGCTCGACGCACGCGACCGCTCCCAACTCGTTGTGATCGCCTACGAGAGCGGGCTCGTGCGACCCGGCGAGCAGTAG
- a CDS encoding RNA polymerase sigma factor: MTDVAAVEAAVAGTHRHEWARVLAATVRVARDLDLAEECVQDAYAAALKRWVDVGIPDNPGAWLATTARRRAIDAIRRDRVLRSRLPLLMTPEEASGPEENELEPADDAVPDGRLRLIFLCCHPALGLDAQVALTLRLVCGVPVADIARAFLVSEPTMAARITRAKKKIATARIPFRVPSPGELPERLPAVLGVIYLLFTTGHTAPTGRALVGAELVDRAVHLSGMLRELMPGEAEVAGLHALLLVTKARQATRVDDDGRLLRLKDQDRSRWDRATLAEAHDIIMGALRSKPPGRLLLQAAIASLYADAPSYEETDWPQILSLYDRLVPLWPSPVVRLNRTVPLAMVAGPAAALAEIERLEGDDRLAAYQYLPAVKAELLSRLGRRGEAAVAYRQAFALAVNEAERAFLAGQIADHTLLG, translated from the coding sequence GTGACCGATGTCGCGGCTGTGGAGGCGGCGGTAGCCGGTACGCATCGTCACGAGTGGGCCCGGGTGCTCGCCGCGACGGTGCGTGTTGCGCGTGATCTGGATCTGGCGGAGGAGTGCGTGCAGGACGCCTACGCCGCAGCGCTCAAGCGCTGGGTCGACGTCGGCATCCCGGACAACCCGGGCGCTTGGCTCGCCACAACGGCGCGGCGGCGTGCGATCGATGCAATCCGTCGAGACCGGGTGCTGCGGTCCCGGCTGCCCCTGCTGATGACGCCCGAGGAGGCCTCCGGGCCGGAGGAGAACGAGCTAGAACCCGCTGACGACGCCGTGCCGGACGGCAGATTGCGTCTGATCTTTTTGTGTTGCCACCCGGCGCTGGGCCTGGACGCGCAGGTTGCGCTCACGCTGCGGCTCGTCTGCGGGGTCCCGGTCGCGGACATCGCGCGCGCATTCCTGGTCTCCGAACCGACCATGGCGGCGCGGATCACCCGCGCCAAGAAGAAGATCGCCACCGCGCGGATCCCGTTCCGGGTGCCGAGCCCCGGGGAGTTGCCCGAACGGCTGCCGGCCGTGCTCGGCGTCATCTATCTGCTCTTCACGACCGGGCACACCGCGCCCACGGGCCGGGCGCTGGTGGGTGCTGAGCTGGTGGACAGAGCGGTGCATCTGTCCGGGATGCTCCGCGAGCTCATGCCCGGCGAGGCCGAGGTTGCTGGGCTGCACGCGCTGCTCCTGGTGACCAAGGCGCGGCAGGCGACACGGGTTGACGACGACGGCCGCCTTCTGCGGCTGAAAGACCAGGACCGGTCGCGGTGGGACCGGGCGACGCTGGCCGAGGCCCACGACATCATCATGGGGGCCCTGCGGTCCAAGCCGCCGGGGCGGCTGCTGTTGCAGGCCGCGATCGCCTCCCTGTACGCCGATGCGCCGTCCTACGAGGAGACCGACTGGCCGCAGATCCTCTCCCTGTACGACCGGCTGGTGCCGCTGTGGCCGTCACCGGTCGTGCGGCTGAACCGGACGGTGCCGCTGGCCATGGTTGCCGGCCCGGCGGCCGCACTCGCCGAGATCGAGCGGTTGGAGGGGGACGACCGCCTGGCGGCGTACCAGTACCTGCCGGCGGTCAAGGCTGAGCTGTTGAGCCGGCTCGGCCGGCGCGGCGAGGCGGCCGTTGCCTATCGACAGGCGTTCGCGTTGGCCGTCAACGAGGCCGAGCGGGCCTTCCTCGCCGGGCAGATCGCCGATCACACTCTCCTGGGCTGA
- a CDS encoding phosphotransferase gives MRIETPRERAFGAVLAHAPEYGDAELRELGSGLDHRAFLVRDLVVRLADHASPAAVLAEAELLQLLNRRVSVPVPTPVFADPVRGALGYRLLPGRPLLDREPPRGLATRLGRLLRDLHDVDPSEVAECVPVDPALPDEWLDDLTGPSQLLQIVHTQRPRSAQDLVLTHADLGAEHILEHDGELSGIIDWSDAAITDPALDFTRLYRDFGPTFLDQALLAYGTDSADFRGRITFFARCAALEDIAYGQASGRAAYLRAAQRSLSWLFPPQGGS, from the coding sequence GTGCGCATTGAGACGCCGCGCGAACGTGCCTTCGGCGCCGTCCTCGCCCACGCTCCCGAGTACGGCGACGCCGAGCTACGAGAGTTGGGTAGCGGGCTGGACCACCGCGCGTTCCTCGTACGCGACCTGGTCGTACGCCTCGCCGACCACGCCTCACCCGCGGCGGTGCTCGCCGAGGCCGAGTTGCTGCAGCTGCTCAACAGGCGCGTGTCGGTTCCGGTGCCGACACCGGTGTTCGCCGACCCGGTGCGAGGCGCCCTGGGTTACCGCCTGCTCCCGGGCCGGCCGCTGCTGGACCGGGAGCCCCCACGGGGGCTGGCGACCCGGCTGGGCCGGCTGCTTCGCGACTTGCACGATGTCGATCCTTCTGAGGTCGCAGAATGCGTGCCAGTCGACCCGGCCCTGCCCGACGAGTGGTTGGACGACCTCACGGGCCCATCGCAGTTGCTGCAGATCGTGCACACGCAGCGTCCGCGCTCGGCCCAAGATCTCGTCCTGACCCACGCCGACCTCGGCGCGGAACACATCCTCGAGCACGACGGCGAGCTGAGCGGAATCATCGACTGGTCCGATGCCGCCATCACCGACCCCGCCCTCGACTTCACCCGGCTCTACCGCGACTTCGGACCAACCTTCCTCGACCAAGCGCTGCTCGCCTACGGCACCGACAGCGCAGACTTCCGCGGCCGGATCACCTTCTTCGCCCGCTGCGCCGCCCTCGAAGACATTGCCTACGGCCAGGCCAGCGGTCGCGCCGCATATCTGCGTGCGGCGCAACGCAGCCTGTCCTGGCTGTTCCCTCCACAGGGCGGGTCCTGA
- a CDS encoding DUF1772 domain-containing protein → MIAALVAGLSRIDVEETVQISRSTLTTAVLIVLVWSSMMSFGGVAAETVMLYPNIFGDAPASLDRAREFLVAGGPSDYFPPLGATVVLTCLTATAFTLREPRLRWWIMAAAGVFIACEFLFSVLFFWPRNEIMFVDPVGTHSPEYLRQVAQEFVAGHWVRLAGGAVTSALALTALLRWVRMRTLASNGHNGASGAAGRAGALR, encoded by the coding sequence GTGATAGCAGCCCTGGTGGCTGGGTTGTCGAGGATCGATGTGGAGGAGACCGTGCAGATATCGCGAAGCACGTTGACCACGGCGGTGCTGATCGTGCTGGTGTGGTCGTCGATGATGTCGTTCGGCGGGGTGGCCGCAGAAACGGTGATGTTGTATCCGAACATCTTCGGTGACGCTCCGGCGTCCTTGGACCGCGCCCGCGAATTCCTGGTGGCAGGGGGCCCCAGCGACTACTTCCCGCCATTGGGCGCCACGGTGGTGCTGACATGTCTGACAGCGACTGCGTTCACGCTGCGCGAGCCGCGATTGCGGTGGTGGATCATGGCCGCGGCCGGGGTGTTCATCGCGTGCGAGTTCCTGTTCTCGGTGCTGTTCTTCTGGCCGCGCAACGAGATCATGTTCGTGGATCCCGTGGGTACGCACTCTCCCGAGTACCTGCGTCAGGTGGCGCAGGAGTTCGTGGCCGGGCACTGGGTCCGTCTAGCCGGCGGTGCGGTGACGTCTGCGTTGGCGCTCACGGCGCTGCTGCGCTGGGTTCGGATGAGGACGCTGGCCAGCAACGGGCACAACGGGGCCAGCGGGGCCGCCGGGCGTGCGGGGGCGCTGCGATGA
- a CDS encoding GMC family oxidoreductase → MRTYDLDDEVVIVIGSGPGGATLAHQLGLRGYRVVVLEAGPWIRNEEFVNDDNQAFEQLSWLDPRLATGSWTLATDFPSLPAWNGRCVGGTAVLWTGLCPRFHAHEFRALSTYGPVPGATLQDWPLGRADLDAYYDEAERAIGVTHRHGKRPLPANNNYKVLAAGARRLGYRHVATGPYAGNAEPYDGRPASIQDGFNSQGDRTGSKWSPLVREIPRAIATGNVELRTESQAVQITLGADGLADGVVYADAAGSLHRQRASVVAVAANSIETPRLLLLSAERRHPDGLANSSGQLGRNYMRHTTGVVHGQFARPVHHYRGENMAGLLRDEARHDPARGFVGGYYLEIISQGLPSFVTFARPGAWGREYTEVIEAYTRTASLWICGEDMPQQGNAVTLSSTLVDRLGLPAPEVHYDDHPNDVAMRDHATGRAEAIFRAAGAERVLTSPPMPSGHNLGTARMSADPAEGVVNEFGQAHDVPNLFVSDGSVFPTGAAANPTLTIVALVLRQAENLARLLDARAVPAR, encoded by the coding sequence GTGAGGACCTACGACCTGGACGACGAGGTCGTCATCGTGATCGGCTCGGGCCCGGGTGGTGCCACGTTGGCCCACCAGCTCGGCCTGCGTGGGTACCGGGTCGTCGTCCTGGAGGCCGGCCCCTGGATCCGCAACGAGGAGTTCGTCAACGACGACAACCAGGCGTTCGAGCAGCTGAGCTGGCTCGACCCCCGGCTGGCCACCGGGAGCTGGACGCTCGCCACCGACTTCCCATCGCTCCCGGCGTGGAACGGCCGGTGCGTGGGGGGCACCGCCGTCCTGTGGACCGGGCTGTGCCCCCGCTTCCACGCCCACGAGTTCCGGGCGCTCAGCACCTACGGGCCGGTCCCCGGCGCCACCCTGCAGGACTGGCCCCTCGGGCGCGCCGACCTGGACGCGTACTACGACGAGGCGGAGCGCGCGATCGGCGTCACGCACCGCCACGGGAAGCGGCCGCTGCCGGCGAACAACAACTACAAGGTGCTGGCGGCCGGGGCGCGGCGGCTCGGGTACCGCCACGTGGCGACGGGCCCGTACGCCGGGAACGCGGAGCCCTACGACGGGCGCCCGGCGTCGATCCAGGACGGCTTCAACTCCCAGGGCGACCGGACCGGCTCGAAGTGGAGCCCGCTCGTGCGGGAGATCCCGCGCGCGATCGCCACCGGCAACGTCGAGCTGCGGACCGAGAGCCAGGCCGTGCAGATCACCCTCGGCGCCGACGGCCTCGCCGACGGCGTCGTGTACGCCGATGCGGCAGGCTCGCTGCACCGCCAGCGCGCCTCCGTCGTTGCGGTGGCGGCCAACTCGATCGAGACCCCGAGGCTGCTCCTGCTGTCGGCGGAGCGGAGGCACCCCGACGGCCTGGCGAACTCGTCCGGGCAACTGGGCCGCAACTACATGCGCCACACCACGGGCGTGGTGCACGGCCAGTTCGCCCGGCCGGTCCACCACTACCGCGGCGAGAACATGGCAGGCCTGCTGCGCGACGAGGCGCGGCACGACCCGGCGCGGGGTTTCGTCGGCGGCTACTACCTGGAGATCATCTCGCAGGGGCTGCCGTCGTTCGTCACCTTCGCCCGCCCCGGGGCGTGGGGCAGGGAGTACACGGAGGTCATCGAGGCCTACACCCGCACCGCGTCGCTGTGGATCTGCGGCGAGGACATGCCGCAGCAGGGCAACGCGGTCACCCTCAGCTCGACGCTCGTCGACCGGCTGGGACTGCCGGCACCCGAGGTCCACTACGACGACCACCCCAACGACGTCGCCATGCGCGACCACGCCACCGGCCGGGCGGAAGCGATCTTCCGCGCCGCCGGTGCGGAGCGCGTGCTCACCTCACCGCCCATGCCGTCGGGCCACAACCTCGGAACGGCGCGGATGAGCGCCGACCCCGCCGAGGGGGTGGTCAACGAGTTCGGGCAGGCCCACGACGTCCCGAACCTGTTCGTCTCCGACGGCTCCGTGTTCCCCACGGGTGCCGCCGCCAACCCGACGCTGACCATCGTGGCGCTCGTCCTGCGGCAGGCCGAGAACCTGGCGCGCCTGCTCGACGCGCGTGCCGTCCCGGCCCGCTGA
- a CDS encoding TetR/AcrR family transcriptional regulator, translating to MARMPQEHLDARRRQILDAARRCFIRNGFHATSMQDVLAEAELSVGAVYRYFKGKDDIIAAIAAEALAEVATAFDTHDADEPPHLDDIVDLVLQVEKPPLAGSPESARLLVQIWSEALRSPGLAAQLTEVMAATRGVVGGLVAQHQKRGLLPDDVPAEQVAAVLIAFVDGFMVQRAVHGHADAAAFRNGLHALMSGPRRDDH from the coding sequence ATGGCCCGCATGCCCCAGGAACACCTCGATGCCCGGCGCCGGCAGATCCTGGACGCCGCCCGACGCTGCTTCATCCGCAACGGCTTCCACGCCACGTCCATGCAGGACGTGCTGGCTGAGGCCGAGCTGTCCGTCGGCGCGGTCTACCGCTACTTCAAGGGCAAGGACGACATCATCGCGGCGATCGCCGCGGAGGCGCTCGCCGAGGTTGCCACCGCGTTCGACACCCACGATGCCGACGAGCCGCCCCATTTGGACGACATCGTCGACCTCGTCCTGCAGGTGGAGAAGCCCCCGTTGGCGGGCTCGCCGGAGTCGGCCCGTTTGCTGGTGCAGATCTGGTCCGAGGCGCTGCGCTCGCCAGGGCTGGCCGCACAGCTGACCGAGGTGATGGCAGCCACCCGCGGGGTTGTCGGCGGCCTCGTCGCCCAGCACCAGAAGCGCGGGCTGCTACCCGATGACGTCCCCGCAGAACAGGTGGCAGCCGTCCTGATCGCCTTCGTGGACGGGTTCATGGTGCAGCGGGCCGTGCACGGCCACGCTGACGCCGCCGCCTTCCGCAATGGCCTCCACGCGCTCATGTCCGGACCTCGACGCGACGACCACTGA